The following are from one region of the Georgenia sp. M64 genome:
- a CDS encoding ABC transporter ATP-binding protein produces MLRSPQGHPGHPPLTSPLALLGWIAGRQRGVLTGAVALATVNALAYAAIPFVLGAALDAGLEGGLTRGLLTACVLLLAIGVVQALADALGHIGEIWGWLGSAFRVSRLVGHHVTRTGSAVASDMPTGEVVSTVASDAFHVGNTAELLPRFVGSVVAFLAVAVVLLQYSATLGLAVLVGLPVTMAVLALLVKPLHARQAAHREATGRLTTLGSDTVSGLRVLRGIGGEDVFAARYAAQSQVVRAAGVRVAAVSSLLEALQILLPGLFVAGVVWLGARLALTGEVTAGQLVAFYGATALLAQPLRAATQFITMFTRARVGARKIVKVLAVAPAAGTLAESEAADDGATPAVPAGDGLLVDTTSGVRVRPGRLTALVSARPDEAAELARRLGRLDDAAPEVTVDGVPLRDLPVARVRERIVVADATPQLFTGTLREELDVRDRGDEDALYEALAVADAADVLDSMPERLDGEITEKGRSLSGGQRQRVALARALLTGAETLVLVEPTSAVDAHTEARIAARLRAARHGRTTVVVTASPLVLEHADDVVLLVGGAERTRGRHRDLLARAAAGDPDARAYRDVVARAGGDGENPAELVHAEEAR; encoded by the coding sequence GTGCTCCGTTCCCCCCAGGGTCATCCTGGACATCCCCCGCTGACCTCGCCGCTGGCGCTGCTCGGCTGGATCGCCGGCCGGCAGCGCGGCGTCCTCACCGGCGCCGTCGCGCTCGCCACGGTCAACGCCCTCGCCTACGCCGCGATCCCCTTCGTCCTCGGCGCCGCCCTCGACGCCGGCCTCGAGGGTGGTCTCACCCGCGGCCTGCTCACCGCCTGCGTGCTGCTCCTCGCCATCGGCGTGGTCCAGGCGCTCGCCGACGCGCTCGGCCACATCGGGGAGATCTGGGGGTGGCTCGGCAGCGCCTTCCGCGTCTCGCGCCTGGTCGGCCACCACGTCACCCGCACCGGCAGCGCCGTCGCGTCGGACATGCCCACGGGCGAGGTGGTCTCCACGGTCGCCTCCGACGCCTTCCACGTCGGCAACACCGCCGAGCTCCTCCCCCGGTTCGTCGGGTCGGTGGTCGCCTTCCTCGCGGTCGCCGTGGTTCTTCTGCAGTACTCGGCGACCCTGGGGCTCGCCGTCCTCGTCGGCCTGCCGGTGACGATGGCCGTCCTCGCCCTCCTCGTGAAGCCCCTGCACGCCCGCCAGGCCGCCCACCGCGAGGCCACGGGGCGCCTGACGACCCTGGGCTCCGACACCGTCTCGGGCCTGCGCGTCCTGCGCGGCATCGGCGGCGAGGACGTCTTCGCCGCCCGGTACGCCGCCCAGTCCCAGGTGGTGCGCGCGGCCGGGGTCCGGGTCGCCGCGGTCTCCTCCCTCCTCGAGGCGCTGCAGATCCTGCTGCCCGGGCTCTTCGTCGCCGGCGTCGTCTGGCTCGGCGCCCGCCTCGCCCTGACCGGGGAGGTCACCGCCGGTCAGCTGGTGGCCTTCTACGGCGCCACCGCCCTGCTGGCCCAGCCCCTGCGCGCCGCCACGCAGTTCATCACCATGTTCACCCGCGCCCGGGTGGGCGCCCGGAAGATCGTCAAGGTCCTCGCCGTCGCCCCGGCGGCGGGCACCCTGGCCGAGTCCGAGGCCGCCGACGACGGCGCGACCCCCGCGGTGCCGGCCGGTGACGGCCTGCTCGTGGACACCACCAGCGGCGTCCGGGTGCGTCCGGGCCGGCTCACGGCCCTGGTCTCCGCGCGCCCGGACGAGGCCGCCGAGCTGGCCCGCCGGCTCGGGCGTCTCGACGACGCCGCACCGGAGGTCACGGTGGACGGCGTGCCCCTGCGCGACCTGCCCGTCGCGCGGGTGCGCGAGCGGATCGTCGTCGCCGACGCCACGCCCCAGCTCTTCACCGGCACGCTGCGCGAGGAGCTGGACGTGCGCGACCGCGGCGACGAGGACGCCCTGTACGAGGCGCTCGCCGTGGCGGACGCCGCCGACGTGCTCGACTCCATGCCCGAGCGTCTCGACGGGGAGATCACCGAGAAGGGCCGGTCCCTCTCGGGCGGTCAGCGCCAGCGGGTCGCCCTCGCGCGGGCGCTGCTCACCGGCGCCGAGACGCTGGTCCTCGTCGAGCCCACCAGCGCGGTCGACGCCCACACGGAGGCCCGCATCGCCGCCCGGCTGCGGGCGGCCCGGCACGGCCGCACGACGGTGGTCGTCACCGCCTCGCCGCTGGTCCTCGAGCACGCCGACGACGTCGTGCTGCTCGTCGGCGGCGCCGAGCGCACCCGCGGCCGTCACCGTGACCTGCTCGCCCGGGCCGCCGCCGGCGACCCGGACGCGCGGGCCTACCGCGACGTCGTCGCCCGCGCCGGCGGCGACGGCGAGAACCCCGCCGAGCTCGTCCACGCCGAGGAGGCCCGCTGA
- a CDS encoding DUF3817 domain-containing protein produces MSTSRAVEPVAQAGRKARSAFAYYRAMAFVTGAMLLVLTLEMVLKYVLNGGEPVIGTWVAIVHGWIYVVYIVTVFNLWSLMRWDFGRIVALVAGGVVPVLSFVMERRAHGWFEADLPALLARTADRAR; encoded by the coding sequence ATGTCCACGTCCCGCGCCGTCGAGCCGGTCGCCCAGGCCGGGCGCAAGGCCCGCTCCGCCTTCGCCTACTACCGCGCCATGGCGTTCGTCACCGGCGCGATGCTGCTCGTCCTCACCCTGGAGATGGTGCTGAAGTACGTCCTCAACGGCGGCGAGCCGGTGATCGGCACCTGGGTCGCGATCGTGCACGGCTGGATCTACGTCGTCTACATCGTCACCGTCTTCAACCTGTGGTCGCTCATGCGCTGGGACTTCGGCCGCATCGTCGCCCTCGTGGCCGGCGGCGTCGTCCCGGTGCTGTCCTTCGTCATGGAGCGCCGGGCCCACGGATGGTTCGAGGCCGACCTGCCCGCCCTCCTCGCCCGCACGGCGGACCGGGCCCGCTGA
- the guaA gene encoding glutamine-hydrolyzing GMP synthase has protein sequence MSTPEHLAPGEPAPAPTPTAGTPRPVLVVDYGAQYAQLIARRVREANVYSEIVPHTMAVADMLAKEPAAIILSGGPASVYAEGAPATDPALFDAGVPVLGICYGFQSMARALGGTVAHTGAREYGSTVVRVAGTGELLAGSPVQQTVWMSHGDAVHAAPAGFEVLATSDGSPVAAFEDRERHLYGMQWHPEVKHSVLGQEALERFLYEGAGLEPTWTPGNVIAEQVQAIRAQVGDARVICGLSGGVDSSVAAALVQEAVGDQLTCVFVDHGLLRAGEAEQVEQDFVAATGIRLVVVDAAQRFLDALAGVSDPETKRKIIGREFIRVFEQAARDVVAEAGAHGEEVKFLVQGTLYPDVVESGGGEGAANIKSHHNVGGLPEDMRFELVEPLRTLFKDEVRAVGLELGVPEAIVWRQPFPGPGLGIRIIGEVTGERLEILRAADAIAREELSAAGLDRDIWQCPVVLLADVRSVGVQGDGRTYGHPVVLRPVSSEDAMTADWSRVPYDVLARISTRITNSVPEVNRVVLDVTSKPPGTIEWE, from the coding sequence GTGAGCACACCCGAGCACCTCGCGCCCGGCGAGCCGGCCCCCGCCCCGACGCCCACCGCCGGGACCCCGCGACCCGTCCTCGTCGTCGACTACGGCGCCCAGTACGCCCAGCTGATCGCCCGGCGGGTGCGCGAGGCCAACGTGTACTCCGAGATCGTCCCGCACACCATGGCGGTGGCGGACATGCTCGCGAAGGAGCCCGCCGCGATCATCCTCTCCGGCGGCCCCGCCTCGGTCTACGCCGAGGGCGCCCCGGCGACCGACCCCGCGCTCTTCGACGCCGGGGTCCCCGTGCTGGGCATCTGCTACGGCTTCCAGTCCATGGCCCGCGCCCTCGGCGGGACGGTCGCCCACACCGGCGCCCGCGAGTACGGCTCCACCGTGGTCCGCGTCGCCGGCACCGGTGAGCTCCTGGCGGGCTCCCCGGTCCAGCAGACGGTGTGGATGTCCCACGGCGACGCCGTCCACGCCGCCCCGGCCGGGTTCGAGGTGCTCGCCACCTCCGACGGCTCGCCCGTCGCCGCGTTCGAGGACCGCGAGCGGCACCTGTACGGCATGCAGTGGCACCCCGAGGTCAAGCACTCGGTGCTCGGCCAGGAGGCGCTCGAGCGGTTCCTCTACGAGGGCGCCGGGCTGGAGCCCACCTGGACCCCGGGCAACGTCATCGCCGAGCAGGTCCAGGCCATCCGCGCCCAGGTCGGCGACGCCCGTGTCATCTGCGGCCTGTCCGGCGGCGTGGACTCCTCCGTGGCCGCCGCGCTCGTCCAGGAGGCGGTGGGGGACCAGCTCACCTGCGTCTTCGTCGACCACGGGCTGCTGCGCGCCGGCGAGGCCGAGCAGGTCGAGCAGGACTTCGTCGCCGCGACCGGGATCCGGCTCGTCGTCGTCGACGCCGCCCAGCGGTTCCTCGACGCCCTCGCCGGGGTGAGCGACCCCGAGACCAAGCGCAAGATCATCGGCCGGGAGTTCATCCGCGTCTTCGAGCAGGCCGCCCGGGACGTCGTCGCCGAGGCGGGCGCGCACGGCGAGGAGGTGAAGTTCCTCGTCCAGGGCACGCTCTACCCCGACGTCGTGGAGTCCGGCGGGGGCGAGGGGGCGGCCAACATCAAGTCCCACCACAACGTCGGCGGTCTGCCCGAGGACATGCGCTTCGAGCTCGTCGAGCCGCTGCGCACCCTGTTCAAGGACGAGGTGCGCGCCGTCGGTCTCGAGCTCGGCGTGCCCGAGGCGATCGTGTGGCGTCAGCCCTTCCCGGGCCCGGGCCTGGGTATCCGCATCATCGGCGAGGTCACCGGCGAGCGGCTGGAGATCCTGCGCGCCGCCGACGCCATCGCCCGCGAGGAGCTGAGCGCGGCCGGGCTCGACCGGGACATCTGGCAGTGCCCGGTGGTGCTCCTCGCCGACGTCCGCTCCGTCGGCGTCCAGGGGGACGGGCGCACGTACGGCCACCCCGTGGTCCTGCGGCCGGTCTCCTCCGAGGACGCCATGACCGCGGACTGGTCCCGGGTGCCCTACGACGTCCTCGCCCGCATCTCCACGCGGATCACCAACTCCGTCCCGGAGGTGAACCGGGTCGTGCTGGACGTCACGAGCAAGCCGCCGGGCACCATCGAGTGGGAGTGA